In the Populus nigra chromosome 2, ddPopNigr1.1, whole genome shotgun sequence genome, GCTCACCCACCCTCTAGGATTCAACGAGACATCCAGGTGAAGTAGATATCTTAATGATAATATGGTATTTGGCATGAATCGGGTCTTATGTGGGTTTATATTGGGCACATATCGAGGCATTCCTCCTTTtccatatttttaaaagaaatataattaataaaaaggacCTTAATCAGCATGTGATTATCCGtatctaaaaaaaactgatgaaaTTTCATCATAAGATGAAAAGAAACTATATATaccaaaaactaattaaaaaaaggaaaatcggttattaattattgatattttcttCCAAACGACAGTTACCTTTCTTTCCTTCTGggtggggaaaaaaaaatacaggccTGAGGACGTGGATCCGAGTTTTTTTAACAACCCCACGTGACCCATGCAATaatggattctttttttaatcaattggccttctggttttttttagttggtgcttcttttttggtttttttaattatatattttaatattgggtttctagttaattttatcatttagttgattataaattgttttttatatatttttatcatattataaaataaaataattaatttaactcgGTTTTTAACTCAGTTTATAggtattttttgcttttatatatatttccaatcttatcttttaattttaagattttaattaatcttattatttagtatttgattaattataaattaaaatttttatttaatatatcacattataaaataaaaaaattaatttaaccctataaaattcataatatgGATTGCAGATTTCCATATCAACTATGATAAatatgacatgtttttttttaattttttcttaagatttatctagtcaataaaattttaccaaaataatttttgtaaaattcaGGCTAAAAAATAGCTAAGTCAAAACTTTTTAAGTTTAAACTATTTTGCCCAgtcaaataacaataataaaaaatttatggctatctaaacatgattttttatcatttcaaataatttaggTCCAATCAAATTTAATACGGTAACAAATAATATTACATTGAGTTCAGGATTTATTTAGTAGTGtaattgtagttgtttttttaataatatttatattaaaatgtattaaaatatttttttattttttaaaaattgtttttgagatcagtgcatcaaaataatttaaaatatataaaaaaattaattttaataaaaaaatatattttttaaaatcactacCACCAAAATTTATGTACAAAACTGTGATTGGATTTAAGTAAATAAAAGGTCAAAGTTTCGTGCTCGGTTAAACTACTCTGGAATTCTTTTATGCACATGTAAAACCACCCTGGAAATTCTTAAAACCTCCTATAACCGTTCATTTAGTCATAGTTTATACGAAAACAAAGTACAATCAAAATGTTCCTTACACGACAAATAGTCATTTTAAACTTGGTTATCATCACACCCATTAAGATTACCGATACAACCTGGAAACAAATTATACTATTAACTGTCCAAACAGGTTGAgggaatttaattattttatctgagGCTGGCATTTAGTATCTTTttccatatattttaaaaaatctttttgctTGGCTCTCATTTAACGCGCAGTCTACTCTACACGACCCACGAGTGAGTGGCCATGACACCGCACCTCAAAATATCTTTCAAGTGACTCAGTCGCCGCTCCCCAAAAATATCTTTCAAGTACAATAAATCTTCCTTGTAAGCGCGTCACTTAGCCTCCTCTCTGCCGTTGATTGCAATTACCAAACCCGAACTTTCATATCAACGGTCGTTTGATGATTATTGTTTAAAAGAGATTTACCTGCTGGTTCTAGGAAGTCACCGTTTCAAAGCAAACCTCGCTGTTTagggagaaaagaaaggagagagaatCCAAAAGCTGTCTCCTCTTTATAAAACCTCTCGAAAAACAACAGAAATCATCTTGGAAAGCCAGAATAGCAAGGAGATAAGTAGCTCATCAGAGATAAAACCGAGAGCCAGAGAGAGATCGAAATCGCTGTTAATGGGATTGCTTTCTTAGAACGATTACAGGaatttcttgttttgatttgtttctaGTTAGCAATATCAAAATCTCTCTAATTCATATACTATTTTGGCTCAATGGAGGGAGATAAGAAGGGCATTACAAGCGAAGAGCTTAAGCAGCACAACAAGGCAGGAGACTTGTGGATCTCTATTCAGGGAAAGGTTTACGATGTCTCTGATTGGGCAAATGAGCATCCGGGTGGAGATGTTGCTCTCATGAATATGGCAGGCCTAGATGCCACTGATGCATTCATTGCCTACCATCCTGGAACAGCATGGAAATATCTTGATAAGCTCTTTACAGGGTATTATCTCACAGATTTCAAGCTATCAGAGACATCCAAGGATTACAGGAGGCTTGCTTCAGAGTTTGCTAAACTGGGCCTGTTCGAAAAGAAAGGACATATTACTATGTATGCACTGACATCTATTGTATTGATGTTTTGTGTTGTTCTTTATGGTGTTTTGTGTTGCCAGAGTGTTTGGGCTCATTTTGGTTCTGCTGTGGTGTTGGGGTTTCTTTGGATTCAAAGTGCCTATATTGGTCATGATTCAGGGCATTACCAGGTGATGAACACTCGTGGTTATAACAAACTCGCTCAATTCCTCGCTGGAAACTCGCTCACGGGTATTAGCATTGCTTGGTGGAAATGGACCCACAATGCACACCATCTCGCTTGCAACAGTCTTGATTATGATCCTGATCTTCAACACATACCAGTCTTTGCGGTAAATtcgatttttttcaattctataaaGTCTTGCTTTTATGGAAGGTACTTAAATTTTGATCCTGTGGCCAGGTTCTTTGTGAGTTACCAACACTGGACTTTTTATCCAGTAATGTGTGTTGCGAGGGTCAATTTGTACATACAAACGTTCTTGCTATTGTTTTCAAAGAGAAGATTCCCAGATAGAGCTTTGAACATCTTGGGAATTCTTATCTTCTGGACTTGGTTCCCTCTACTTGTGTCTTGCATCCCTAATTGGCCCGAGAGGGTGATGTTTGTGCTTACAAGCTTTGCTGTTACGGCAATTCAACACGTTCAATTTTGTTTGAATCATTTTGCGGCCGATGTTTACACTGGACTTCCAGAAGGGAATGATTGGTTTGAGAAACAGACAAGTGGGACTTTGGATATTTCGTGTTCATCTTGGATGGATTGGTTTTATGGTGGTTTGCAGTTTCAGCTTGAGCATCATTTGTTTCCAAGGATGCCGAGATGCCAATTGAGAAGAGTTTCACCATTGGTACAGGATCTGTGCAAGAAGCACAATTTATCTTACAGGAGCTTGTCCTTCTGGGAAGCCAACGTATGGACAATCAGGAAACTCAGGAATGTCGCTCTGCAGGCTAGGGACCTGGCCAACCCTGTTCCGAAAAATATGCTGTGGGAAGCTGTTAATACTCACGGATGAAGGTCGACATTTCATGAAGGCTTATCAAGGCCCAGCGATTACagtttcttgtttaatttgaatCTCTTTGCTCTTTACATATTTTGTTTCATAGTGTAAtttggaaattttattttcttgggctTTTTTTCCTCCAAATTTTAACCTTTAATTAACAGGGTTTGTACTGGTATTGGCATTCTGATCATGCTTTATATAAAAACTCCTTGCTATTGGAAGTATATTTCTTGTTTAGCTGTTACAGAAGTTTTACAGATTCTTTGATCAGAAGGAGATTAATtaatctttcctttttcttttcttattgtttCTTGAGAAAAATATTCCCCTGCTGTCATAGCTCAtgaatattgatatttttagtaaACCAAACACACTTGCAATGATGCCCCTGATTGTTTTATACTTGTGCTGGGGCCTGTTATGATAAAGTAgcagaaaagaacaaaacagaAAGCACCaaaattatgaatattttaCAAGCTTAACTTCTTCAAAATCAACACCTAGACTTTTGTGTTGAATTTCAATTCATtagttttctctctcctcccatttgaaattcaatacaagaaagaaaataaattatattaaacccGTTCTTGAATCTATTTATACTGCAAAcctttcttagaaaaaaatggTTGCTGATCACACTTAGAATTTATCTAAGAACGAGAGCTTCTGCCTCGAATTCATCCAGATTAATTTTGATAGGCACATTGGCTAGGTCCAAGCAGCAGCATAGCAGGTCAAGAGAGGGTTATGGTTTCATTCCATGCTATTATGTACATGCAACTTGTTTTACGCTTCTCCATATAAACCATTGTTTAGTAATGACCACAAAGAACGTGGGGTTGGTTGGTCCTAAAACTTTTCCACCAAATTTGCATCCAAATCTTTGTCAACTAATCACATGGGTTTGTCAGCTCAAGGCCTAGTGGTGGGTTGGGCAGGTTGACCCGCAGGTTAGGAGATTAGCAGTTTACTAGCAGTTAAAAAGGTTGGAAGAATGCTTGAGTTTACTTAAATTGTACAACCGCACTGTACTAGCATGTGGTTTAGCCGTATTGACCCGTGTCTGATTTGAGCAATAAGGGCGGCCATCCTTTTTGTGATGCTAATTCTCTTctacaatttcaattttttgtttacCTGGATCCATAGCATAATGCCTACGCTTGTATGTGAGATGAAATGTTGATTTTGATTAGATTGGCATTGTTCTGCATCAGTTCTATCGTTTTCGAAGTTCCAGTTGTTAAAATTTTGGCCAGGTTTGTTCATGGCATAAGTAGTAGTTAAAAACTACAAGACCATGAAGAGAGCCGCATGTAAGAAACTAGTGAgcataaatcaaatttatactCCGAAGATACATATATAGAAGATAGATCAGAATATCTGGAAATACAACCGATACACATCACGCATGCAGGCACGCGGAATTGACAGAAATGTGAGATCAGACATCATTCTTAATGGAAGAACTATATCCGCTTTGATCATCGTAATACTTGGACCACAGCATTACACCCCCATACTTGGAAGAGTCCTTGATGGATGGAAGCACGTTTGATGTGAGATCAGGCACGGGAATGAAGCCGCTGCCTGCTGCCGCAGGAGATGCGGGCAAACCCAAGAAAATCTTGCTGGCTGGAATGGCTGAAGTCCATTGCTTCCAAGCATCCTCCAGATTGGTGACCTCCCCAGAAGCGTATTGGCAAGGAGGGTTGTTGTAGAACTGGACCCAAACATAATCGAAAAGACCGGTTTTCAGGGCATTTCCCACCCAAGCATCAGGGAAGGGGCACTGGGGAGCTGCTGTTAAGTGCACCCTTTTACCTTTATTGCTATAAGCAGAAAGGTACCTTGCAAGGTCATCCCAATACAATCCTGTTCCTCCTTCGATGTCAAAGTCAATCCCATCTAGGACAGCAGACCCCAGGGGACGGGATGAAGAGTGACCCCCCAAGAAATTGTTCCAGAGATAAGTAGCGACTTGCCTCGCGTCCTCTGAGGAGGCGAGGGAGTAGCTACCAGAAGCTCCTCCTATAGAAAGCATCACCTTAACACCTTGGGCTTGGCATGATTTAATGTCAGAACTCAAGCTTGTGCAGCCATTGCTGTATGGATCGCAATGCCCAGCAAGGTTAATAATGGGCGTCTGGCCATTTCCGAAAGTCACGAGGAAGGCCAGGTTTACATATTGGTAGTTTCCAGTTGCACAGGTATCTGCCAGGGTTCCCTCGTTTCCGTTCTGACCCCAGTAGATTGCTATTCCACCAGCATCAGATCCTGTTGCTAAAATTAGCAATACTAATGCGGCAACTGATAATGTAGTTGCTGGTTGAAATGCCATCTTAATCTACTTTTGCTGCCCACTTGGAATTGTTCTAATGCAGAATGCACTGCATTGTGCTGGAGGAGAATTGCTTTTGTAGTGGAGGGATACGATTGCTCTGGCTGCAGGGGTTTTTGTATTCTACCGATGCCTTGCCTTAACAGTTACATCTCCTAAGTTCCCCTGCTTCATACTTCCACGCAGACGGGGTTTTTTAAGCTTGAAAATATCCATTTTGAAAAACTCTGCATGCCCGTTAGCCTTCGTTTGCCTCTAACGTGTCTTAAATTGTTGGCCTCTTCTGCTATTAAATCGTTGTTTATTGCTGCAGTTAACTGCAGTATACCAGGAAGTTACTAAAGTATAGGAATTGCGAAAATGTTGCACTCGGGCGGGCTTCAATATTTTGTCCTTGTTTTCTCCTTTGTCATGTTTGGTATAGTTCACTACGAGACAGtatgaatttcatattttatagaACGCTATCTCAATAACTTCTCTTAGGATAATATGCTGTAATCCTTTTGTCAGCTGTGTTGTGCTCATAGAATAAGAGCTACATATAaaagattttggttttgttttgctgGATTGAGCTTATTGGACCAGAAAATTCGTCTGTATCACAGGagaaataattatcaatttactCCCTAATTTCCTTGAGCACCAGATAATCCTTGGTTTCCCACCAAGCTGGATCATCACccaaaaaaaccatcaataaaCAAGAAGATATTCACAGTGAATGCACAAAGAAGACTCCATTCTTGTTTTATAAGCAAAGTTACCATGCATGAAGACAAATACTAATTCCATCTGAGCATGAATAACTGTTGTCTAGGATTCAAACCATTCCGCATAAGCACCCCCGTGCTTTCCAAGATAATGACTTGGAAACAGACTAAACAAGAGAAATCAAACAATGGTTTGTGCCTGTATCATTATAGCAGTCAAGATGGAGACTTGGAATTGATGGCTACTTCTCTCCGTCTACCACTATATTTTGAGCAAGCAACCAGGACATAGGAGGAAATGGACGAAAGGTAAAGTGGCGTggaaagataaataaattaaccaaCTGTTCGATATCAGAACCATTCATCGAAATTTCAAAACCTCACTACAAAATAATGGGTAACTGTCACGGCACTCCGTTTAAGCATAGGCACAAAATATGATTATTAGAAGGGGGGAAAGTTTTTGCTATAAAAAGCCATGGCTATCCAGAATCCTTAACAAAGAAGTAGAATAGACTTATCATCATATAAAGACTTGGTACCTACCTTAAAATGGCAGTACTAACAACAACTTCAATGCCATTCCTCGTCTTAGTAATGTCACTGCTAGCAACGGGTTCAAATGCAGGTGGCATCACTATTTATTGGGGCCAGAATGGAAATGAGGGTACCTTGGCAGAGACTTGTGCCACGGGATTATATGAGTTTGTTAACATTGCTTTTCTTTCCAGTTTTGGTAGCGGTCGTAACCCCATGATGAACCTTGCCGGTCACTGCGATCCATACAGTAAAGGTTGCACAGGCTTAAGCTCTGACATAGAATCATGTCAATCCAAAGGCATTAAGCTGATGCTTTCTATCGGAGGAGGTTCCGGAAGCTACTCCCTGGCCTCCTCTGATGACGCAAGACAAGTCGCCACTTATATCTGGAACAACTTCTTGGGTGGACAATCTTCATTTCGTCCGCTCGGCCCTGCTGTTCTAGATGGAGTTGACTTTGATATTGAAGGAGGAACAGACCTGTACTGGGATGATCTTGCAAGTTACCTTTCAGCATACAGCAATCAAGGAAAAAAGGTGTACCTAACGGCAGCACCCCAGTGCCCATTTCCTGATGCGTCTGTAGGAAATGCCCTCAAAACAGGTCTTTTTGACTATGTTTGGGTCCAATTCTACAACAACCCTCCGTGTCAGTACACATCCGGTGACATTACCAATCTCGAAGATGCATGGAAGCAATGGGTTTCAGACATTCCAGCCACTGTGTTTTTCCTAGGATTACCTGCTTCTCCTGAGGCAGCAGGAAGTGGCTTCATTCCTGTACCCGATTTAACTTCCAACGTGCTTCCAGCCATCAAGGGGTCTGATAAGTATGGCGGTGTGATGCTGTGGTCCAAGTACTATGATGATCAAAGTGGATACAGCTCTTCCATCAAGGCCGATGTCTAAAAATCTTCGATGGTCTTGTATCAACATCTCGTGTCTGTGGTGCCTCAGTTCCTAATAGTTTATGTTCCATATATGTAATCTTCATATATTCTTCGTAAATAAATGCCACAGCGGTATTTGTTAGATTTATAATCTCTGAAAATATTTGCTCTTTATTTCACTACTACTTGACTAACTTGTAAATAAGCGTCCACTTAAATTGGGTTTTCCAACATGCATGCCTTTtcttactaaaaaataaaaaaaacatacagtGACCCAACTTCTCCAAGCAGCACATAGCCACATCCTACTCACATTTTCAATCTGATCTGGAcatgattttcattttattatttttcacattaccGCTATTGCACTGCATTGTTCTGGAGGACCGTTTCTTTTATAGTAGCAGGATGTGATTGCTCTGAGTACAGGATTCTGTTATTTTCCAACAATGCCTTGCTTTAAAACTTCTATGCCGTTCCATCATGTCTAGTAATGCTAATGCTAGCTACTGGTTCAAATGCTGGTGGCAATTGGCATTGCCATTTATTGGAATGGGGTCTGAATGGAAATGCGGGCAGCTTGTTAGAGATTGGTGCCTCAGGAGTCAAGTTTGTGAGTATTGATTTTCTGTCAGGTTTTGGCAGCGGTCCTAATCCCATTATAAAACTTTAGGTGGTCATTGCAATCTATTTGTAAAGGGCGAACAACCTCAAGCTCTGTCATAGAATCATGTCAAGCCAGAGGCATTAAAGTGATGGTTTCAATTAGTTAATTACTATTACTTAAATGAGCTAGCTTTTGCATAAATGCATTAGTTTACAGTTACTTGCATGATTGAATTAATGGAAGGAAACTTGAGGCAGTGTACAGTGACAAGAAAGAAGCTAGCTAGGTTTCTCAAGTAAATGCGTGTGGATCAGTTGATTTAGTTGTGCTGTTTTTCAAGAGAGCAGAGGGGAGAGTCCCCTTCACTCTTTATCAGTTTTCATGTCATTTCATCTAGTTTGTGTCTGAGACATTGCAGTATCATGAGATAGTAAGTAGGGGACCCTTTCCTTCTGTATCGCCTTTTCATCTCTGTTCATGTAGCTCGTCCCCGAAACATTCTATCTCTACCTCCTATCAGCTAGCTAGGGACCCCTGTGTGCTACTTTTGCTTTTATCTCCTTCTAAGGATATTTACATGTTAAGATTCAGGTATTGCATGGAAAGAACATCTCTCCCTTTTCTTCCTCCTGCCCTCTTAACTAGGATACAGACGCAGTGACACTAAGAATCACTCTTGGTACTGTTTCTAGTTGTTTTACAAAGGGTGTTAGTTACTCATTTCCTTTCTTCTCAAATAGTTAAAACTCTTGTTTGGAAAATGGGAATCCTATTCACCATCAATTTTCATCGTGTACTCTATCAAAGTCGACCATGGAGATTGTGCTCTGTGTGTTGTTTTCACACGATGCTACATGCAGACAAATCAGAAAATAAACACTGTTAGACATCTTGATTAATCACCTTCTCATACGTTCTTTAAATGTAAGAATAATTAGGAGCTGCTTTGGTCAGGGTGTGGTTGTCCCTCGCCGCGCATTGCTTATTGATAGTTTTGTTATCTCTTGTTTGTTTTGAGAACATCGTTTCCGAAGAGAGGGCAGTGGACAATTCTCTACACTTTGAGCATCAATTTctaaacatatattaaatattcgGAGGCACATTGCTGTCTCTATGCATTCTTGCATTtagaatattttcattttaatggaaaaatcaaaacttttttaatGCTCAAGATGTCATGCGGATAGATTAAAGTAGAGACCATGCTATAGGTTAGAGCATGATCTTGGAGTTATTATGAGGCTTATGCCGCCACCTAAAACATTAGAGTTTTTAATGTATAAAGAAGGGCCATCtagaatatcattaaaaaaatgagtttctagAATACAATCTTTGgttcttttcctataaataaaaaataaaattgttttcaaatgATATCATGAGAGTCATTGCAAATCTGGTTGCTATTAACAAATTCGTAtctattttatatctttatatcattatatgaatattaataaCTCTAAACAAAATGTTTGTATTGCGTAAtattcttgatttaatttgtatttgttttaatttttttttattaacatggatgtccAGGCCAGCTTGAGCGTATCTCGACTAGTCTcacggaccctgaagttaacgaacATGTAAGTCTTTAAtgatcatcatattagcaaccacagaGCTCGAACTTGAAATCATAAGGAGAGCAAATCCCTTAATCTCAAACTCTCACCATTAAACTACCTACTAGATGATTGtatctgttttaattttattctttattcaagtagttttttctttacaaaattaTTTGAAGCATGTGCCTTTTTTAATCCAATCATAGATTTATGCTAATAatccatgtgttttttttttttctattagctTTTGTTTGGAAAGCTGCTGTAATTTTTTCGATGAGATTTTTAATGTTGTCCttgaataattcaatttattctgattttattataaatgaatttagaaaaattcttttttattttaaaaaacttctaaagaccattaatttttttgggtgtcaGAAATGGATGTGTGGTATgaaactattttcttttttttcaaataaaaaaataattatcttggAGATTAGCAGATACTTACTCTCAAACTCTTTTGTTTACTCGATAGTAATATTCCTTGTTTCTCCTTTTCATCTTGATGTGCGAACTTTCATTGTGAAATCATGCATGTACTTGGATCCTTAATTAGAGATCCGTATGGTATAGATTTTTAATAAAgatatctttatattttcaattttaacagtTGATCCGTATGATCCTTGGATCGAGTTTTTATGAATTGTTCCATTAAACAGTTGAGATCTCTTATGATGATCAACTCAGTTTAccattaattttgaatttttaaagagaGGGGATGCATGTATTAGTTTCTTGCTAATCAGTTGACCAGCGGcggataaattgttttttttggggCAAAAACACAAATGTACATGTGTTGTTAACACTGCTTTcggctaaaataaaaaatatatattataattgtaaataaaaaagcatcatccttgtatataataaaataaaataatttataaatacaaCGTTGCATGTAtgatcttaaattaatttttaaaataataaaaaaatagaataatattgtGAATGTGTTTTAatgtatcattattttttaattaaaaacataaagatgTTTTCACTAAATACAATAAACTCTAAATACAATAAACACTAAATACATCTAccctaaaatattttgaaaatataaataaaagtagGTGATACATcatatgccttttatttttcgaCTACCATAAAGATGGCTGGAAAATCCAGCAAGGTGTTTTTTGacccaaaaatacaaaattcacACCAAAACACCTTACAACAttcttatgataaaaataaacaaacctaAAAACCACTAAAACACACCTAAAAACACAAATCCAAGCTGAAAAAAATCCTCTCCCAAGCTTGATAtcttttcttcatcaatttcatgggaaaaaaaatacatcaatgaaacttttctaataaaatgATACTTATTTACACCAAAATTAACCATTTTCATAGTATAACTAGTATCAACTATTGATTTTCTCCTTTTACACTAGAATCTGgttactctctctctcctttatta is a window encoding:
- the LOC133682174 gene encoding hevamine-A-like; this translates as MPFLVLVMSLLATGSNAGGITIYWGQNGNEGTLAETCATGLYEFVNIAFLSSFGSGRNPMMNLAGHCDPYSKGCTGLSSDIESCQSKGIKLMLSIGGGSGSYSLASSDDARQVATYIWNNFLGGQSSFRPLGPAVLDGVDFDIEGGTDLYWDDLASYLSAYSNQGKKVYLTAAPQCPFPDASVGNALKTGLFDYVWVQFYNNPPCQYTSGDITNLEDAWKQWVSDIPATVFFLGLPASPEAAGSGFIPVPDLTSNVLPAIKGSDKYGGVMLWSKYYDDQSGYSSSIKADV
- the LOC133682347 gene encoding delta(8)-fatty-acid desaturase 2-like, with translation MEGDKKGITSEELKQHNKAGDLWISIQGKVYDVSDWANEHPGGDVALMNMAGLDATDAFIAYHPGTAWKYLDKLFTGYYLTDFKLSETSKDYRRLASEFAKLGLFEKKGHITMYALTSIVLMFCVVLYGVLCCQSVWAHFGSAVVLGFLWIQSAYIGHDSGHYQVMNTRGYNKLAQFLAGNSLTGISIAWWKWTHNAHHLACNSLDYDPDLQHIPVFAVNSIFFNSIKSCFYGRYLNFDPVARFFVSYQHWTFYPVMCVARVNLYIQTFLLLFSKRRFPDRALNILGILIFWTWFPLLVSCIPNWPERVMFVLTSFAVTAIQHVQFCLNHFAADVYTGLPEGNDWFEKQTSGTLDISCSSWMDWFYGGLQFQLEHHLFPRMPRCQLRRVSPLVQDLCKKHNLSYRSLSFWEANVWTIRKLRNVALQARDLANPVPKNMLWEAVNTHG
- the LOC133681547 gene encoding hevamine-A-like, whose translation is MAFQPATTLSVAALVLLILATGSDAGGIAIYWGQNGNEGTLADTCATGNYQYVNLAFLVTFGNGQTPIINLAGHCDPYSNGCTSLSSDIKSCQAQGVKVMLSIGGASGSYSLASSEDARQVATYLWNNFLGGHSSSRPLGSAVLDGIDFDIEGGTGLYWDDLARYLSAYSNKGKRVHLTAAPQCPFPDAWVGNALKTGLFDYVWVQFYNNPPCQYASGEVTNLEDAWKQWTSAIPASKIFLGLPASPAAAGSGFIPVPDLTSNVLPSIKDSSKYGGVMLWSKYYDDQSGYSSSIKNDV